AAATGCCCGGTCTGCTGCATTGGAACGCCCAACCAGTTGTAGTGTAACGCCCGGCCTAAGGTTTTTGGTGCCGTTTTCGCCGTTTTCACCGTTGTGACTACAAAAACTCGACaaacttatcaaaatactaaagTAGGGGATCATAGATGAAAACTCAAGTAGTGTGCTACAAAACACTCAACTATGCACTTTCAAGCATTCAAAACACTTGCTAAACTACGAGTTTATCAAATACacactccctctgtcccattagaaatgaaacattttcctttttagtttgtcctattaaaaatgaaacgtttcctaaaatggaaacatctctatctctactttttcatctctcttactttactctctcttcattaactcacaaaacaacactacataaaaactCGTGCTGATtttcaaatgttgcatatttaataggacggagggagtataagaaaacaaaatactaatatgtcagcaaaataaacattatttcaaatttgtcaAATCTTATCACAtgatatactactccctccttcccaaATTGTTTATCACTTGTGTTCATATTCGTCAATCCCACAAAGTCcgtcatatttcacttttacaatttttatagtggttctcacattctactaacttattctcaccatatctaattataaatctaattaatactgtataaatatatgagttacattccactaacttttgcAATCTAccttttattacatttcttaaaatatttaaaacaagtCAAATTGTGGGATGAAAGGAGTAGAATTTATTGAAGTCTTATACCATTGACAATTAATTACTGCACATTTTTATGCTTGAGGATAACAACAACCATAATAGTTCTATCTTTAGAAGGATCTGCGTATACTGGTGAAGCATggaatttcttcttcaaaaggtTGAACGTTTCATCGACGGTTTCAGCTCCAAACTTATTTGTAAGCATATTTTGATGAACCGCCCTAAGACATGCCACGTGGCCATCAACATTGAGGAATGTCCCACTCTTCATAATCTCCATTCTTTCTATGCTGAAACTATTGCTCTTTTGCAGTATAGCCCTCAACTCCTCTGCAGTGGGAAAGTAGTATGGAAGGTTGAATGTCCTTGACTTTGCCTCACTCAATCTTCCCTGAAAAAGTCAATATAGAAGTCAATTTCATTGAAGTAATGTCtcttatgattaaaaatttaaaagtgttTACTCCTCTATCCGGCAAAACCTGacatgttttattatttcggGTCATCCGCCATTTAAAGTTACCTGTTCACCTTTTTTCGGTTTTAATAACCAGACATCATACTCGTTAcattcacattccactaatataatttaatacgTTAAAATGGGATCCACGTTCtactaaattttttacttattttctttataaagtCTGggacaatttttaaaactcttgCCTAGTCAAAAcgtatttttaattgatagaCAAAGGGAGCATTAAAAAGACATATACCTTTTCGACCATGTCGACAAGGGAAGATCTGAGAAGTTCAACACGCGATACAACGGTAGACTCCTTTTGTGGGTCCCAAAAGTCGGGCACTCCGGGAACTAGAAGAGCCATAATCCCACCTTTCACCATTTCCGCAGCCCTACACTTCAAGAATGACTCCAAATCCCTCTCAAATTGATTCAAATAAGCTTCATAaacctcctctctctctcttccgcTCCAAGCCGGAGACTTGAGGCCCTCGGCTGCCTTGGGCACCTCCGTCAGCCAGTGGATCGCCCAAGAAGAGTACGCGAAGTGGACAGAAGATGGCGGGAGAAGGCGGCCATGGAAGTCTCCGGCTATTGCAGCTACCTCATAGCTCCTGTCGGATGGGAGGGAACGGAAGAGGGTGTTGAAGTCGTTGGAGACAACGTCGTTGAAGCAAACGTAGAATTCGGGGGTTTTGAGGTTTGAGGTTTCGTATTTGCGTTTGACGGCTTCGATGATCGTATGCATGGCCGGAAAAGAGTTGCTGCCGGTTGAGCACCCGAAATCGGCAGTGCAGAAGTGCTTGGTTGAAGTTGGAATCTCCAATTTTGTGGCGATTTCTTCTTCGATGATTGCCTTCGTAGGTTCCAATATTCCTCCCTTGAAAACATGAtatatcatcaaaaatatGAATGTTAGTTAATTATGATAGTAATTGATGTAAAGATATGTACCTGGTAGGATGAGTTTTTGACATAGCTGAGAGGTCCATTGCCACCATTCATGGCCAATTGAACATATTCATTATATTTGGAATCCATCACGAAAATATGTAGAGAGGCGAAtcacatatgcatatatatatagacaagATTAGAACTAAGTGAGAATTAAAACTAACAATCCCAGGGCCGGTTACAAGTAATAACTCAATCGTACGTGATTACTCTTGTCCATCGAATcttatgtaataaaaatattgttttttaatacTCTACTATATTACTCCATGTATTCTAGGATTTGTTCAACTACGAgctatctatatatacatacactGCATGGGTCGCGTTAAAATAGAACCAACCTTCTAATCCAGAACCCAGAactatctcaatattatgtattaaaattatcaatacaaAGACAAAACTTTCTAAATagatttgtgttgataaaattatatctttgtgttgagatttaaatttacatgttatgttgataaagttatatctatattttgagaaatttccAACATAATGTTGAAGTTATGGGTTTTGGATTGAGAATTAGTTAGCATTTGATTACAACCCTACACTGCATTATCGTATATATAGGATAGAAGTTGTGAACTATACTCCCTAGTCCTTGTCCctaataatttatcattatttgatctgggttttaagaaatgtaatagaaaattagttgaaaaagttaatggcaCGTggatcatacttttatatattattccctccgtcccacataattttacccagtattccattttgggtcatcccacataattttatccatttcacttttaccatttttggtagtggaccccatattccactaactcattcctactcacattttattataaaactaatactttaaaagtaggacccacatcccaccaactatttcaactcactttccattacatttcttaaaacccgtgccgggtcaaagtgtgtaaaattatgtgggacggagggagtagttttataataaaatatgagtgaaaatggattagtggaatgtaaggtcaactataaaaaatgataaaaaaagaaaggtagcaaatttttagagattgacagaaatgaaaataagtgacaaattttcaaggaagacggagggagtgctACTAAATACTTAGAGAGAGAGCTCATTTAGCCTATATACCTCACACCAGTTGCTCTCACAACTGACGTGGGAATTGAGTCCGTAACAGGACCACAAAGATTGCAGGTATGTTTGTCcaagaaatgaaagaaatatttCGCTTTTTTTGAACAGTTGATCGACGACGTAAAATATAAGGAAGCCACAAAATTAGTAATAGGACCAcattattttatgtgataaAGTAAGAGCACACAAAGCATATGTGAACagttttagatatttttcttgctttgaAGCTTTACATTTTCAGCCACACACAATCCACATATTACAGTAATGCATACTTGGTTTTGGGCTTTGTTATAGATCAAATGGGAGAATGCATCTCAAATGACCAAGTCTGTTAGGATAGAGAGCTAAGTTTGTTTATAAAACCTCACACGAGTTGCTCTTACAACTGATATGGGACATCGAGTCCATAACAATCAACCCCCTTGAGTCAACGTCCACGCTGGTCATGGTTGGTTCTTTGCAAGGCCAAGTATTCTGAGTTCTCATTGGTCTCGACCACGTTAGTCACGGTGAGTTCTTTGTCTGGCCACCACTCCAAGTCGGCCCAAACGTACTCGTTGGTCACGGTTGTCCTCCGCAGGCCACTACTATTTGGGCTCTCAATAGCATCAATGTTACAGACCAAACATAAAAACTCATCCTAAAagactactccctccgtccaacaagaatatacactctTTCATTTCTAGTCCGTCTCACAAGAATagcactttccaattttggcAATTTCACCCCTTAAATGATGTAAGATGGACAAATTCCATTGTATGTCATGGCAAAGTCACCGTTGACGTTTTCAGCATCAGCGGCTTTGTGTGTTGGAACGGCATTGTACACCTTTCTTGAAAACGATTCGAAATAAACGTCAATGAACTCTGCATATATGGTCTTTTATTGCTTTTTTGGATATAGTGTGCAGTTTCAGTTTTTTGGGTTCAGttttttagtttgaatttCCTTTTCAATCTTTGTggttatatttattcaatttcgATTTTTCAGTTCGGATAGGTTAGTATATTTCAGATTTCTGTTTTTTGGATAGTTCAGTGCAGTTcggtttcattttcataaaattttggctttttttttggttcagTTTGGGCAAAAAACTGAAATGAAAATCGAACACCCACCCCTAATTAAAGGGCAGATCGACGACGTACAAGAAAGGCAACATGCAGAATCTTCTAGGAAATATGAATGAATGATTAACATGTGAGAATTTGCCCTGGAAATCTAAGAGTTCAAAAATTGGATGGCTGATGGGCAAGCTCTTTTAAAATAGTTGCAATTAATGTAGTGTCAATATGAGAAATGAGGTGAAACTTCGAAGATGTAAATGCATGTCAAAAGcttgaaatttaaatacatgCCAAAACAAAAGCCTTTTTTACATACATTTCACCCCACACCTCTAAAAAGCATAGACTACAGTTAAATTCAAACTATTTTCGTAAAACACGATTAACAAAATCTCATTTTGAGCTAATTAGTTCCACTTTTGTATACAAACATACTTATGTTTCACACAAATCACCTATAGCTCTTTGTCGTACTCGTTGtttccattcatcacccaaGTTATGTGCATCCGGATGCAAACACCGGAACCTCATCACGTCTTGTTCTGGGCGTAGATTGATGTTTGAACAGAATGCTGAGGCGGCAAGGCTTTTCCATGAATGTTGTGTTGTGCCTCTCAGCATTCTATGCAACATTGCatgagtaataaataattccaGCATACCTTTCCCTTCCACGAAAAATCGATATATTGGTAAGAAGGTTCTAGAATCACTAAATTCATGAACATGCaaaaagtattaaattaatttcgttggggaaataatttaattgggTCATATgtagaaaataaagttttgatattttctaagaAAGAGATCATTGTTAATTTAActaattgtttttgtttcaaatttactCTTTTCTTGATATTCCAATAGCAAGTATTGATATGCGTGAGTAAAGATTAATTAGGTTATTGATGTTTTGGTccaataataaatactctttCTTCCTAGTTTGAATTTAGGGTGATGGGTTCGTTTTTAGCATGCCCATATATAGAGAGGGAGAGCATAAGAGAACTTATATTCTACGTAATAACtgtatataattcatgtttaCTTGTGAAATGATCGtgtctaattttatttcttgtttggTTGATTTTTTCCTAAAAACTCTATCGTGTCAATGGAATGTTCAATTGTCATGTTTACTTGTGAAATGtgtctaattttatttcttgtttggTTGATTTTTTCCTAAAAACTCTATCTGTGTCAGTGCATGTATGCTGGTGTATCTTCACAATACCAAAATTACATCATCTCATGATTAATCATCTTATTACCTCACTCCGATcctataactaatttaatttaattctccataaattttattttggctAATTCTGTTTCACTATCGTCTTATATAATGAAAACGCTGCCATAACTAAGTGTTGTTTACAAGATGCTAATCaaccaataatatattttccacAACCACAAGTATGTGCCGCATGTTATGTTATCTAAACAAAGTGGCTAcaatcaaactcaaaatattGCACGTTTAtttgtcaaataaataaaaatagaaaaaagtattggacattttattaaaatgcaATCCACGACGCACaatacacacaaaataaataatatgtaAGAGCTCAGGTACAACATTAGAGTAGATAAAGCATTTGTGTTCAGTTTTGGATATCTTATCTTAATATTCACCTTTAACTATGAGCCATATATTTACAATCCACACATCATTAATGCCTATTTGGAATCTTCTAGTTAAAATGAACGATGAACATGTGAGAATTTATGTGGAAATgcaagaatataaaatttgaagcaCAATTCAGCACAGGCCCACAAATGAAGTAGGTTGGGCCGAGTCTCTTTTATAAATTCAGACCTAGCCCTGCCAGGTCAATTTCACTCTTGGTGCTAAGCTAAAGAAGATTACATAGTTACTAATAACTTTGCGCGCAACTTCACTCTCTTTTGTGATctggaaaaaaattatgctCGATTCGGTACATTAATTAAACgacagaaattaaaaaatgaacatGGCTCGAGACTCAAACATAGTCCGCCAAGCATTTAGGGTTGTTGGGCTCGGACGATGATGCGTTAGTGGTGGCTCGTATTAGTGGATACAATAGGAGCAAAGAAGAGGATTAAGCCCTTTCTAAGTCAAAAAgtactattttcatttgataacattgtcaaatttttttatatctagtGTAAATCATTATGTAAAATTAGCTCTTGTAATTAAAACGAAAtatagaattattattttcttggaGTTCCAAACTAAAACTTGAATGTAATGTGGAGGCCCATTGTTTTGAGTGCGCATGGGCCGTtacatatcaaaattaaatcctaaGAGTTAtagaaacaaataataaaacacaaCCAAATAATATAAGAGATTATCGGCTCACTTccgaaataaaataaaataaaagtatagaTTCCTATCAGCGAATGCAATCGTGAtttcaattttggtcctataACCTCGTATCACATGAGTAGGAACATCTAAGCAACAAATGAAACTttgtaaagtaaaatatttattacacTATAGAAATAAACATACTGCCCCAACTTCTTAATAGAAACACCttatttaaattgtgataTACTAGTAAGCAGATTTCCTGACGTCTCCAACCAATCTCAGACGTGCTAAATATTTTTGTGCTTGTGCTTAAGGATAGCAACAATCATAACAGTTCTATCACTAGAAGGATCTGCGTATATCGATGAAGCTTGGAATTTCTTTAACAAAAGGTCGAACGTTTCATTGATGgtttcagctccaaacatATGTGTAAGCATATTCTGATGAACCGCCCTGAGACATGCCACGTGGCCATCGACATTGAGCGACGCCCCACTATTCAAAATCTCCATTCTTTCTACGATGAAACTATTGCTCTTTTGCAGTATGGCCCTCGGTTCCTCCGTGGTGGGAAAGTAGTATGGAAGGTTGAACGTCCTTGACATTGACTCACTCAATCTTCCCTGCAAAAGTCAACTTGTGACTGTTAATGGCGAACAAAGGGAGTACTGATCTCCGCATGCATAGGATGTGATATTACCTTTTTGACCATGTCGACAAGGGAAGATCTGAGAAGTTCAACCCGCGAAACAACAGAGACTCCTTCTGTGGGTCCCACAAGGCAGGCACTCCTGGAATTAGAAGAGCCATAATCCCACCTTCCACCATTTCCACATCCCTACACTTCAAGAATGATTCCATATCCCTCTCAAACTGACTCAAATAAGCATCATAAacctcctctctctcctctccgCTCCAAGCCGGAGACTTGAGGCCCTCGGCTGCCTTGGGCACCTCCGTCAGCCACTGGAGCGCCCAAGAAGAGTACGCGAAGTGGACTGACGACGGTGGGAGAAGGCGGCCGTGGAAGTCTCCAGGCACTGCAAAAACCTTGTCGCTCCTGTCAGACGGGAGGGAACGGAAGAGGGTGTTGAAGTCGTTGGAGACGACGTCGTTGAAGCCCACGTAGAATTCTGGGGTTTTGAGTTCTGAGGATTCGTATTTCCGTTTGACAGCTTTGATGATCGTGTGCATGGCCGGAAAAGAGTTGTTTCCGGTTGAGCACCCGAAATCGGCGATGCGAAGAAGCTATTAGTTGAAATCTCTATTTTTGTGGCGATTTCTTCTTCGAGGATTGCCTTTGTGGCTTTCAATATTCCTCTCTTGAAAACATGTTTTTATACGAAAACGTTAAGAATTACAGGtcatatcaaaatatgaatGCAATAGTTTAATTATGATGGTAAAAGATGTGTAGATTTCAACTTGGTAAGATGAGTTTTTGACATAGCTGTGCTCTCCAAGGCCACCATTCATGGAAAAATGTCGACTGTCTTTGGAAGAATCCATGAAGAAAAACTATATAGAGCATATGAGTAGAGGGGTGCGTTATAATCAAAACAGTACTATATGCATGACAAATACAATAGGAATCCTATTTGgtttcggcacgagttttaagaaatataaaaaaaatggattgaaTAAGTGGATGGAATATTCATCTCACTTATACTCCTAATggtccatagtagtggagtcatttcgccttttagtaaaataacacattacatctcacttactttactctctcttacttaatctttgtgcagaaaaaaaaaatgtctccaCTATTATGGTTATGgagcggagggagtatgttagGGACGGTCCAGCTACGTCGACCGGCAACAACAATGTCGGTGATGTGCCAGCAACACCAACGACTCTTGAGGAGTAGGAACAGAGATCGGCGTCAACACTACCGAATACCAACGAGGAAGAACAGAGATCACCCAGGGAAGAGACGCCGGCCGCGGCGGTACCAGAGGAGGAGACGACGACCCGGAAGTTGAGGCCGCGTGAGAACATCAAGCCTCCGAACTTCTACAAGAATTACGTCGCCAAGTGAGGCGCGTAATATCTTAGTTATttacttcttttattttgtttattttggacttttgttatttaattatttttgcaaacgTTTTGAGAGTCGGGCGAATTATAAGCCCCATCGggtttttctttgttggttcttttcCCGGTGTTTAGGATAAgtcgaaccaaccctagggtccttaggattataaatagggctttCATTAATGCCGTCaagaattaatgaataattatttgcCCAAAATACTTGCGTAATACTCGTGAAATCCTTATCACTGCCGACGGAGAAATTTCTCCGCGCCAGTTTGTGACTTTTCAGCCGCCGACCCCGTCGTTGAGGGCGCCGGATTGTGGTGTTTCGTTTGTAATTGCAGGTAGTTCTTCGTTAGGGAAAAGAGATCCCTAACATCTGGTGCTTATCATATCGAACTCAATGGAATT
The genomic region above belongs to Salvia hispanica cultivar TCC Black 2014 chromosome 3, UniMelb_Shisp_WGS_1.0, whole genome shotgun sequence and contains:
- the LOC125217059 gene encoding loganic acid O-methyltransferase-like, with the protein product MDSKYNEYVQLAMNGGNGPLSYVKNSSYQGGILEPTKAIIEEEIATKLEIPTSTKHFCTADFGCSTGSNSFPAMHTIIEAVKRKYETSNLKTPEFYVCFNDVVSNDFNTLFRSLPSDRSYEVAAIAGDFHGRLLPPSSVHFAYSSWAIHWLTEVPKAAEGLKSPAWSGREREEVYEAYLNQFERDLESFLKCRAAEMVKGGIMALLVPGVPDFWDPQKESTVVSRVELLRSSLVDMVEKGRLSEAKSRTFNLPYYFPTAEELRAILQKSNSFSIERMEIMKSGTFLNVDGHVACLRAVHQNMLTNKFGAETVDETFNLLKKKFHASPVYADPSKDRTIMVVVILKHKNVQ
- the LOC125210051 gene encoding loganic acid O-methyltransferase-like, whose protein sequence is MHTIIKAVKRKYESSELKTPEFYVGFNDVVSNDFNTLFRSLPSDRSDKVFAVPGDFHGRLLPPSSVHFAYSSWALQWLTEVPKAAEGLKSPAWSGEEREEVYDAYLSQFERDMESFLKCRDVEMVEGGIMALLIPGVPALWDPQKESLLFRGLNFSDLPLSTWSKRLSESMSRTFNLPYYFPTTEEPRAILQKSNSFIVERMEILNSGASLNVDGHVACLRAVHQNMLTHMFGAETINETFDLLLKKFQASSIYADPSSDRTVMIVAILKHKHKNI